The following proteins are co-located in the Microcystis wesenbergii NRERC-220 genome:
- the prmA gene encoding 50S ribosomal protein L11 methyltransferase, whose amino-acid sequence MSNSWWEITVLCEPSLEETVFWRLENFGCSGTATAKKQSSLEIKAYIPEIKAQLPDLEALSLWLKQDALILGFPEPVSHWQLMDEEDWASSWKQHWQISEIGDRFLICPAWLNPPENNQRLVIKIDPGSAFGTGTHPTTQLCLESLEMRLSSNPENKIIADIGCGSGILAIGAILLGAKKVYAVDTDPLAVNATRSNRYLNRINPENLAINRGSVEELLELIPDGVDGIVCNILAETIIALMPEITRLAKPSTWGILSGILVTQAQTVNDILERHDWTVAALWKRQEWCCLQIRRTVD is encoded by the coding sequence ATGTCTAATAGTTGGTGGGAAATTACGGTTTTGTGCGAACCTAGTCTCGAAGAAACGGTTTTCTGGAGACTGGAAAATTTTGGCTGTTCGGGAACGGCCACTGCTAAAAAACAATCCTCTTTAGAGATTAAGGCCTATATACCAGAAATTAAAGCGCAATTGCCCGATTTAGAGGCACTAAGCCTCTGGTTAAAGCAGGATGCTTTGATTTTAGGTTTTCCCGAACCTGTCAGCCATTGGCAGTTAATGGACGAGGAAGACTGGGCCAGCAGTTGGAAACAACATTGGCAAATTAGCGAGATCGGCGATCGCTTTTTGATCTGTCCTGCTTGGTTAAATCCCCCCGAAAATAACCAGAGATTGGTGATTAAAATTGACCCCGGTTCCGCTTTTGGCACGGGAACGCATCCCACCACGCAATTATGTCTAGAATCCCTAGAAATGCGTTTAAGTAGCAATCCAGAGAATAAAATTATCGCCGATATCGGTTGTGGTTCTGGCATACTGGCGATCGGAGCGATTTTATTGGGGGCCAAAAAAGTTTATGCTGTCGATACAGATCCGCTGGCGGTGAATGCGACGCGCAGTAATCGCTATCTCAACCGAATTAACCCCGAAAATTTAGCTATTAATCGGGGTAGTGTCGAGGAGTTATTAGAATTAATTCCCGATGGTGTCGATGGCATTGTTTGTAATATTTTAGCCGAGACAATTATCGCTTTAATGCCCGAAATCACCCGTCTGGCAAAACCCAGCACTTGGGGAATTTTAAGCGGCATCCTTGTCACCCAAGCACAAACAGTTAACGATATTTTAGAACGCCACGACTGGACAGTGGCTGCCCTGTGGAAACGTCAAGAATGGTGTTGTCTTCAAATTCGTCGCACCGTGGATTAA
- the ilvB gene encoding biosynthetic-type acetolactate synthase large subunit, translating to MVSSLPKPNDSLTTVPQRCSGAYALMDSLKRHGVKHIFGYPGGAILPIYDELYRFEERGELQHILVRHEQAAAHAADAYARATGKVGVCFGTSGPGATNLVTGIANAHMDSIPMVIITGQVSRAAIGSDAFQETDIYGITLPIVKHSYVARNAREVARIVAEAFHIASTGRPGPVLVDIPKDVGLEPCDYIPVEPGDVKLSGYRPTVKGNRRQIEAALHLLETAEKPLLYVGGGAIAANAHAQIAEFAERFQLPVTTTLMGIGAFDEHHPLSVGMLGMHGTAYANFAVTECDLLIAVGARFDDRVTGKLDEFASKAKVIHVDIDPAEVGKNRAPDVPIVGDVRVVLEQILQKAREFDYPTNCDRTQAWLAQIDRWRQDYPLQVPRPEGRLSPQEVIVEVGRQAPHAYYTTDVGQHQMWAAQFLKNGPRRWISSAGLGTMGFGLPAAMGAKVAIADEEVICISGDASFQMNLQELGTLTQFNIHAKTIIINNGWQGMVRQWQEAFYGERYSNSNMEVGMPDVELLAQAYGIKGITIRHREELAAKIAEMLAHDGPVLVNAIVTRDENCYPMVAPGQSNARMIGLPKIVTGGCEMLNCPSCGAVNSWNNKFCPECGAKL from the coding sequence GTGGTTTCATCACTTCCCAAGCCCAATGACTCTTTAACAACGGTTCCCCAGCGTTGTTCTGGGGCTTATGCCTTGATGGACAGTCTCAAACGTCATGGCGTTAAGCACATCTTCGGTTATCCCGGAGGTGCGATCCTGCCCATCTATGACGAACTCTACCGCTTTGAAGAGCGGGGAGAATTACAACATATTTTAGTGCGCCACGAACAAGCGGCCGCCCATGCCGCCGATGCCTACGCTAGGGCCACCGGCAAAGTGGGGGTCTGTTTCGGTACTTCCGGCCCCGGGGCGACCAATTTGGTGACAGGCATCGCTAACGCACACATGGACTCCATCCCGATGGTGATTATCACCGGTCAGGTGAGCCGGGCGGCCATCGGTTCCGATGCTTTCCAAGAAACCGATATTTATGGTATTACTCTCCCGATTGTTAAACATTCCTATGTGGCTAGAAACGCCCGGGAAGTAGCGAGAATCGTCGCTGAAGCCTTCCATATCGCCAGTACAGGACGACCGGGGCCGGTTTTAGTCGATATTCCCAAAGATGTCGGTTTAGAACCCTGCGATTATATCCCCGTCGAACCGGGAGATGTGAAACTAAGCGGCTATCGTCCCACGGTTAAGGGCAATCGCCGTCAAATCGAGGCCGCTTTACACCTCTTGGAAACCGCCGAAAAACCTTTACTGTACGTTGGCGGGGGTGCGATCGCAGCGAATGCCCACGCCCAAATTGCCGAGTTTGCCGAGCGTTTTCAGTTACCCGTCACCACCACCTTAATGGGTATCGGTGCTTTTGATGAACATCATCCCCTCTCGGTGGGAATGTTAGGAATGCACGGCACCGCCTACGCTAATTTTGCCGTGACCGAGTGTGATTTATTAATTGCCGTCGGCGCTCGTTTTGATGACCGAGTAACGGGGAAATTGGACGAATTCGCCTCGAAAGCTAAGGTAATCCATGTGGACATCGACCCCGCCGAAGTGGGCAAAAATCGCGCCCCTGACGTGCCGATTGTCGGGGATGTACGGGTAGTTTTAGAACAAATACTCCAAAAAGCCAGAGAATTTGATTATCCCACTAATTGCGATCGCACCCAAGCTTGGTTAGCCCAGATCGATCGCTGGCGCCAAGATTATCCCCTGCAAGTACCTCGACCGGAAGGCAGACTTTCCCCCCAAGAAGTGATCGTTGAGGTGGGCCGTCAAGCACCCCACGCCTACTACACCACCGATGTGGGCCAGCATCAGATGTGGGCGGCCCAATTCCTCAAAAATGGACCCCGACGTTGGATTTCTAGCGCGGGATTGGGGACGATGGGTTTCGGTTTACCCGCTGCGATGGGGGCAAAGGTGGCGATTGCCGATGAGGAGGTCATTTGTATTAGTGGTGATGCCAGTTTCCAAATGAATCTACAGGAATTAGGCACCCTAACCCAATTTAATATTCATGCCAAGACGATTATTATTAATAATGGTTGGCAGGGTATGGTACGTCAATGGCAAGAAGCTTTCTATGGGGAACGTTATTCTAATTCCAATATGGAAGTGGGAATGCCGGATGTGGAACTGTTAGCCCAAGCTTACGGCATTAAAGGGATTACTATTCGCCATCGAGAGGAATTAGCCGCAAAAATTGCCGAAATGTTGGCCCATGATGGTCCGGTTTTGGTCAATGCGATCGTTACTAGAGACGAAAATTGTTATCCCATGGTCGCCCCCGGTCAAAGTAATGCGCGTATGATTGGTTTACCGAAAATTGTCACCGGGGGTTGTGAAATGCTCAATTGTCCCAGTTGTGGCGCGGTTAACAGTTGGAATAACAAATTCTGTCCTGAATGTGGGGCGAAATTGTAG
- the serA gene encoding phosphoglycerate dehydrogenase: protein MAKVLVSDSIDPVGVEILSQVAQVDVKTGLSAEEIIQIIPEYDALMLRSSTRVTKEIVEAGSKLQIIGRAGVGVDNIDVPAATRQGIIVVNSPEGNTIAAAEHALAMMLSLSRHIPDANQSVKANKWERNRFIGTEVYKKNLGVVGLGKIGSHVATVARSLGMKILAYDPFISKERADQLGCTLVDLELLFAESDFITLHVPKTPETQHLIGRETIAKMKPTVRIINCSRGGIIDELALIEALESGRIAGAALDVFEQEPLGESRLRELSNVILTPHLGASTTEAQVGVAIDVAEQIRDVLLGLPARSAVNIPGLTPDVMEKLRPYLQLAETMGNLVSQLAGGRCDSLNVRLQGELATKDSQPLVVAAIKGLLSQALRERVNYVNAAIEAKERGIRVIETRDASTRDYSGSIHLEANGSMGTHSVTGALLSNGEIRITDLDEFPINVPPSNHMLFTLHQDMPGIIGKIGALLGSFNVNIASMQVGRKIIRGDAVMALSLDDPLPEGLLSEITKVPGIRDAYTVKL, encoded by the coding sequence ATGGCCAAAGTTCTGGTATCCGATTCGATCGATCCGGTAGGAGTAGAAATTCTGTCACAGGTTGCCCAAGTGGACGTGAAAACAGGACTATCCGCCGAGGAAATCATTCAAATTATCCCCGAATACGACGCGCTGATGCTCCGTTCCAGTACCCGCGTCACCAAGGAAATCGTCGAAGCGGGCAGCAAACTGCAAATTATCGGCCGCGCAGGGGTAGGAGTCGATAATATCGATGTTCCCGCGGCCACTCGTCAGGGTATTATTGTCGTTAACTCTCCCGAAGGTAACACGATCGCCGCTGCCGAACACGCCTTGGCCATGATGTTATCCCTCTCCCGTCATATTCCCGATGCCAATCAGTCGGTAAAAGCGAATAAATGGGAAAGAAATCGCTTTATCGGCACAGAAGTTTATAAAAAGAACCTAGGAGTCGTCGGTTTAGGTAAAATTGGTTCCCACGTCGCCACCGTTGCTAGATCCCTCGGCATGAAAATTCTCGCCTACGATCCCTTTATTTCCAAAGAACGCGCCGATCAACTCGGTTGCACCTTGGTAGATCTGGAATTACTCTTTGCTGAGTCCGATTTTATCACTCTCCACGTCCCGAAAACTCCCGAAACCCAGCATCTCATCGGTCGGGAAACCATCGCTAAGATGAAACCCACGGTTCGCATCATTAACTGTTCCAGAGGCGGCATTATCGACGAGTTGGCTTTAATTGAAGCCCTGGAATCCGGTAGAATCGCCGGGGCAGCCTTGGATGTATTTGAACAGGAACCTTTAGGCGAATCTAGATTAAGAGAATTATCTAACGTCATCCTCACTCCCCACCTAGGCGCATCGACTACGGAAGCACAGGTTGGTGTGGCTATTGATGTGGCCGAACAAATTCGCGATGTCCTCCTCGGTTTGCCAGCGCGTTCAGCCGTTAATATCCCCGGACTAACTCCCGATGTTATGGAAAAACTGCGCCCTTACCTGCAATTAGCGGAAACTATGGGTAATCTCGTCAGTCAGTTGGCAGGAGGTCGCTGTGACTCGTTAAATGTCCGTTTACAGGGAGAATTGGCCACTAAAGACAGTCAACCTCTGGTGGTGGCGGCCATTAAGGGTTTACTTTCCCAAGCCCTCCGGGAACGGGTAAACTATGTTAATGCGGCGATCGAAGCTAAGGAACGGGGTATCCGGGTAATCGAAACCCGGGATGCTTCCACCCGCGACTATTCGGGATCGATTCATTTGGAAGCTAATGGTTCCATGGGGACCCATTCCGTCACTGGGGCGCTATTAAGTAACGGAGAAATCCGCATTACTGACCTCGATGAGTTCCCAATTAACGTGCCACCGAGTAATCATATGTTATTTACCCTTCACCAGGATATGCCCGGTATTATCGGCAAAATTGGCGCACTTTTAGGCAGTTTTAATGTCAATATCGCCAGTATGCAGGTAGGACGCAAAATTATTCGCGGTGATGCGGTTATGGCCCTGAGTCTCGATGATCCTCTACCGGAAGGTCTTCTCTCGGAAATTACTAAAGTCCCCGGTATCCGTGATGCTTACACAGTGAAACTCTAG
- the bioD gene encoding dethiobiotin synthase, translating into MNSLLIAATDTDAGKTVVTTGLVAYWQKYYPSKALGLMKLMQTGQGDREWYEGLFQGQLEMITPLQYQAPLAPPVAADLEGRDIPLGTVWQALLNLQKSQDLVLIEGLGGLGCPVTHELTLADLAAQWRLKTLLVVPVKLGAISQTVANIALAEQKKVNLGGIILNCLEPRTETEIEQLTPIDLIQSLTNCPVLGVFPFIEDRRDLDKLASVVASWPEIKLSSIEIAC; encoded by the coding sequence ATGAATAGTCTTTTGATTGCGGCTACGGATACCGATGCGGGTAAAACCGTTGTCACCACTGGTTTAGTGGCTTATTGGCAAAAATACTATCCATCCAAGGCCTTGGGGCTGATGAAATTAATGCAAACGGGTCAAGGCGATCGAGAATGGTATGAGGGTTTATTTCAGGGTCAATTAGAAATGATCACACCGCTGCAATATCAAGCACCCTTAGCGCCTCCTGTGGCTGCTGATTTGGAAGGTCGAGATATTCCTTTAGGGACAGTGTGGCAAGCTCTGCTGAACCTACAAAAAAGCCAAGATTTAGTTTTAATTGAGGGTTTAGGGGGTTTAGGTTGTCCTGTCACCCACGAGCTAACTTTGGCGGATTTAGCGGCTCAATGGCGGTTAAAAACCCTTTTGGTGGTGCCAGTGAAATTGGGGGCGATTTCCCAAACGGTGGCTAATATTGCCCTAGCAGAGCAGAAAAAGGTCAATTTGGGCGGAATTATCCTTAATTGTCTCGAACCGCGCACGGAGACGGAAATAGAGCAGTTAACACCGATCGATTTAATTCAATCCTTGACTAATTGTCCGGTTTTAGGTGTTTTTCCCTTTATCGAAGATCGTCGGGATTTGGATAAATTGGCCTCGGTGGTAGCTAGTTGGCCAGAAATTAAGCTGTCAAGCATTGAAATTGCTTGTTGA
- a CDS encoding molybdenum cofactor biosynthesis protein MoaE, protein MTPNSFRISFAPLSLQEVYQLADDGANGAIVLMSGTVREQTDGKPVIYLDYQAYEPMAIEVFRQIAGQIRQTWPDTNRVVIHHRTGKLQIGDISVLVAVGCPHRGEAFAACRYAIDTLKHNAPIWKKEYWSDGSSQWVSIGACETEC, encoded by the coding sequence ATGACACCAAATAGTTTTCGCATCAGTTTTGCTCCCTTATCTTTGCAGGAAGTATATCAATTAGCCGATGATGGGGCTAATGGTGCTATTGTACTAATGAGTGGCACTGTACGGGAGCAAACCGACGGTAAACCGGTTATTTATCTTGATTATCAGGCCTACGAACCCATGGCAATCGAGGTTTTCCGGCAAATTGCCGGGCAAATTCGGCAAACCTGGCCGGATACCAATCGAGTTGTCATTCACCATCGCACCGGTAAGCTACAAATCGGGGACATTAGTGTCTTAGTAGCTGTGGGTTGTCCCCATCGGGGGGAAGCTTTCGCAGCCTGTCGTTATGCTATTGATACTCTCAAGCATAATGCCCCCATCTGGAAAAAAGAATACTGGTCTGATGGTTCTAGTCAATGGGTTAGTATTGGGGCCTGTGAAACGGAGTGTTAG
- a CDS encoding AOC03_06830 family ribosome hibernation factor has protein sequence MITRQELKKLQSLTQIPALSILLPTHRTSPDNKQDPILVKNLVDEAKRRLSAEFSKREIEPLFERLDSLVAEIDYPYTLDGLALYIGPDIAKLYNLPFSVQARVVIDKTFATRDLVYGLHREQPYWLLLLSQGSTRLISATGETLEEIRDQNFPLEMTGPGATAPLPFDADTSYLDDRIRRFFQQVDNALGEYIDIDDSSPLIVGGVVRQISFFQEVSQYTSAIVGTLTGNFDKTSLPELIPQVLPIMHSVRQTQKTEALQALDAAVSAQKVISTLGEVWRLAQEGRGKLLLVEKNYHVPAVLSENGDLILVENVGGTEVIDDAVDEIIEAVLAKGGRVALVEEDSLNDYQKIALILRY, from the coding sequence ATGATTACTCGTCAAGAACTTAAGAAACTACAATCCTTAACTCAAATACCCGCCCTTTCCATTCTCTTACCTACCCATCGCACCTCACCGGATAACAAACAAGACCCTATTCTCGTTAAAAATTTGGTCGATGAAGCAAAGCGCCGATTATCGGCAGAATTCTCTAAACGTGAAATCGAACCTTTGTTCGAGCGCCTCGATAGTCTAGTGGCTGAAATAGATTATCCTTATACTCTAGATGGATTAGCTCTCTATATTGGTCCGGATATTGCCAAGCTTTATAACTTGCCTTTTTCTGTCCAGGCAAGAGTTGTCATCGATAAAACCTTTGCCACACGGGATTTAGTTTATGGATTACATCGAGAACAACCCTATTGGCTGTTACTATTAAGTCAGGGTTCTACTCGTTTAATCTCAGCTACAGGAGAAACTCTCGAAGAAATTCGCGATCAGAATTTTCCCTTAGAAATGACCGGACCGGGGGCCACTGCACCACTGCCCTTTGATGCCGATACCAGTTATCTAGATGATAGAATCCGGCGATTTTTCCAACAGGTAGATAATGCTCTGGGTGAATACATTGACATTGATGATTCTTCCCCTTTGATTGTGGGTGGAGTGGTTCGTCAAATTTCCTTCTTTCAAGAAGTTTCACAGTACACATCAGCAATTGTTGGCACTTTAACGGGCAATTTTGACAAAACCTCACTGCCAGAATTAATTCCGCAAGTATTGCCGATTATGCATTCAGTGCGTCAGACTCAAAAAACTGAAGCCCTGCAAGCTTTGGATGCGGCAGTCAGCGCTCAAAAAGTTATCTCTACCCTGGGAGAAGTGTGGCGTTTAGCGCAGGAAGGTCGAGGAAAATTGTTATTAGTGGAGAAAAATTACCATGTACCCGCAGTTTTAAGCGAAAACGGTGATTTGATACTAGTGGAAAACGTCGGTGGTACGGAGGTAATCGATGATGCAGTGGATGAAATTATCGAAGCGGTATTGGCCAAGGGAGGACGTGTAGCTTTAGTCGAGGAGGATTCCTTGAACGATTACCAAAAAATCGCCTTGATTTTACGTTATTAG